A window of Akkermansia muciniphila contains these coding sequences:
- a CDS encoding alkyl/aryl-sulfatase produces the protein MATLKDPNIKNKEGRTVFDISAFDFTKDKPAPDTVNPSLWRVSQLNAKSGLFKVMDGIYQIRGFDLSNMTIIEGKEGLIIIDPLISEETAKAGLDLYYREVEQPETGKRPVKAVVYTHSHVDHFGGVKGVATEQDVKSGKTQILAPEGFLKEAVSENVYAGNAMGRRSTYMYAAPFNKGPEGTVGSGLGTASSSGTITVIPPTDTITKTGETRTIDGVEMEFMMAPGTEAPSEMLMYLPQFKALCSAEDATHTMHNLYTLRGAKVRDASNWWKALDEAIQRYGDKTEVLFAQHHWPRWGKERISQFLAKERNGYKYMHDRTLNLINKGYTPVEIAEMIKLPPEIDKQWYFRGYYGTLNHNAKAIYQRYMGWYDGNPANLYALPPVEAARRYVELAGGADKMIDNAQKAFDKGDYRWTAEVLKHVVFADPQNSKARNLASDALEQLGYQAESGPWRNEFLVGAYELRNGLLQNPLDLVSRDILSNLTPKMLFDYMGISLNAEKSKGKKLAFNWIDQNGKPYGFWVEDEVLMYREGKPVDHPDAVITGDKLNFTLIAMQAMPLKEALDKSMIKIEGNTDKFKELIGCMDKFNGNFNIIEP, from the coding sequence GATACCGTGAACCCGAGTTTATGGCGCGTCTCCCAGCTTAATGCCAAAAGCGGGCTGTTCAAGGTCATGGACGGCATTTACCAAATTCGCGGGTTTGATCTTTCGAACATGACTATTATTGAAGGAAAGGAAGGCCTCATCATCATTGACCCCCTCATCTCGGAAGAAACCGCAAAAGCGGGGCTTGACCTCTACTATCGGGAAGTGGAACAGCCGGAGACGGGGAAACGTCCGGTCAAGGCAGTTGTATACACGCACTCCCATGTCGACCACTTTGGAGGGGTCAAGGGAGTAGCAACGGAGCAAGACGTCAAATCCGGTAAAACGCAGATACTGGCGCCGGAGGGATTCCTGAAAGAAGCCGTTTCCGAAAACGTCTATGCCGGCAATGCCATGGGGAGGCGCTCCACGTACATGTATGCGGCGCCCTTTAACAAGGGGCCGGAGGGTACCGTAGGCTCCGGCCTGGGAACCGCTAGCTCCAGCGGAACCATTACAGTCATTCCGCCTACTGATACAATCACCAAAACGGGTGAAACAAGAACGATAGACGGAGTGGAGATGGAATTCATGATGGCTCCCGGAACAGAAGCCCCTTCTGAAATGCTGATGTATCTCCCTCAATTCAAGGCGCTTTGCAGTGCGGAGGACGCGACCCATACCATGCATAACCTTTATACCCTGAGAGGAGCCAAGGTTCGGGACGCAAGCAACTGGTGGAAGGCTCTTGATGAAGCCATTCAGCGTTATGGAGACAAAACGGAAGTCTTATTCGCACAGCACCACTGGCCGAGATGGGGGAAAGAACGCATCAGCCAGTTCCTGGCCAAGGAACGCAACGGCTACAAATACATGCACGACCGGACGTTGAACCTGATTAACAAAGGGTATACTCCTGTAGAAATTGCGGAAATGATCAAGCTGCCGCCGGAAATAGACAAGCAATGGTACTTCCGGGGCTATTACGGTACGCTGAACCACAACGCCAAAGCCATCTATCAACGGTACATGGGCTGGTATGACGGCAACCCGGCCAACCTGTATGCCCTGCCGCCCGTGGAAGCGGCCAGGCGCTATGTGGAACTGGCGGGAGGGGCCGACAAGATGATAGACAACGCCCAAAAGGCCTTTGACAAGGGAGACTACCGCTGGACTGCCGAAGTATTAAAGCACGTGGTTTTTGCCGATCCCCAAAACAGCAAGGCAAGAAATCTGGCGTCGGACGCTCTTGAACAGCTCGGCTACCAGGCGGAATCCGGCCCCTGGCGCAATGAATTTCTCGTCGGCGCCTACGAACTGAGAAACGGCCTGCTTCAGAACCCTCTGGATCTTGTATCCAGGGATATTCTGTCCAACCTCACGCCGAAAATGCTCTTTGACTACATGGGCATCAGTCTCAATGCCGAGAAATCCAAAGGGAAAAAGCTCGCTTTCAACTGGATAGACCAAAATGGAAAACCATACGGCTTCTGGGTTGAGGACGAAGTACTGATGTACCGCGAAGGAAAACCGGTCGATCATCCTGATGCAGTAATTACCGGAGACAAGCTCAACTTCACCCTTATTGCCATGCAGGCCATGCCCTTGAAGGAAGCCCTGGACAAGAGCATGATCAAGATCGAAGGCAATACGGACAAATTCAAGGAACTGATCGGATGCATGGACAAGTTCAATGGAAACTTCAACATCATAGAACCCTGA